A window of the Egibacter rhizosphaerae genome harbors these coding sequences:
- a CDS encoding MFS transporter has product MSEPPKEREQPEEGEQPEKGEQPEKGEQPEEELALRGPVRLLADRRFGPFFFGKLASSVGVWIYNVVASVVVFQLTGSAFAVGLVSVAQFVPQIALAPLAGAQADRGNRLHQLAAARLLVAVGAGALAVWAAFVGFRGTLDAALVIAMAFVVGVGFAVGGPAGHAIIPALVRRGELGSAVALNQTPFTLGRAVGPAAGAGLLAVAGPAPAFAAASVANLAFAAVVLRLRIQPRPARGDGDGSVRAGFRYLRTDPVAAVLLGGVVAIGLGLDPVITLSPAIADGLGGGEQLVGGLVSAFGVGAAALVLLVPALQAIVALRRLPSVGLALFAVAYVGLAFAPSAALAVGAMALAGAGMMIATTALTTLLQSRLPDEFRGRIMALWAVAFVGTRPLAAAVNGAVADTVGVEVAVLLMTGVLAAGAVLTRGRRTASPPPPHP; this is encoded by the coding sequence GTGAGCGAGCCACCGAAAGAACGCGAGCAACCCGAGGAGGGCGAACAACCCGAGAAGGGCGAACAACCCGAGAAGGGCGAGCAACCCGAGGAGGAGCTTGCGCTGCGCGGGCCGGTGCGCCTGCTCGCCGATCGGCGCTTCGGGCCGTTCTTCTTCGGCAAGCTCGCGTCGTCGGTCGGCGTCTGGATCTACAACGTCGTCGCCTCGGTGGTCGTCTTCCAGCTCACCGGCTCGGCGTTCGCCGTCGGGCTCGTGAGCGTGGCGCAGTTCGTGCCGCAGATCGCGCTCGCGCCGCTCGCCGGCGCGCAGGCCGATCGCGGGAACCGTCTCCACCAGCTGGCGGCGGCGCGCCTGCTCGTCGCGGTCGGCGCCGGCGCCCTCGCGGTGTGGGCCGCGTTCGTCGGGTTCCGCGGCACCCTCGACGCGGCCCTGGTGATCGCGATGGCCTTCGTCGTTGGCGTCGGGTTCGCGGTGGGCGGGCCCGCCGGCCACGCGATCATTCCGGCGCTCGTCCGGCGGGGGGAGCTCGGCAGCGCCGTCGCGCTCAACCAGACCCCGTTCACGCTCGGCCGCGCCGTGGGCCCGGCCGCGGGCGCGGGGCTGCTCGCGGTCGCCGGGCCGGCGCCGGCGTTCGCCGCGGCCTCGGTCGCGAACCTCGCGTTCGCCGCCGTCGTCCTGCGGCTGCGGATCCAGCCCCGCCCGGCCCGCGGCGACGGCGACGGCTCCGTCCGCGCCGGCTTCCGCTACCTGCGCACCGATCCGGTGGCCGCGGTGCTGCTCGGCGGCGTCGTGGCGATCGGGCTCGGCCTCGATCCGGTGATCACGCTCTCGCCGGCGATCGCGGACGGGCTCGGCGGCGGCGAGCAGCTCGTCGGCGGGCTCGTGTCCGCGTTCGGCGTCGGGGCGGCCGCCCTCGTGCTCCTCGTGCCGGCGCTCCAAGCCATCGTCGCGCTACGGCGCTTGCCCTCGGTGGGGCTCGCGCTCTTTGCGGTCGCGTACGTAGGGCTCGCGTTCGCGCCGTCGGCGGCCCTCGCCGTCGGCGCGATGGCCCTCGCTGGCGCCGGCATGATGATCGCCACGACGGCGCTCACCACCCTGCTCCAGTCCCGCCTGCCGGACGAGTTCCGCGGCCGGATCATGGCGCTCTGGGCGGTGGCGTTCGTCGGTACCCGCCCACTCGCGGCGGCGGTGAACGGCGCGGTCGCTGACACCGTGGGCGTGGAGGTCGCGGTGCTGCTGATGACCGGCGTGCTCGCCGCCGGCGCAGTCCTCACCCGCGGTCGGCGTACGGCCAGCCCACCGCCGCCGCACCCGTAG
- a CDS encoding SDR family NAD(P)-dependent oxidoreductase, translating to MRRAGLHASAARGAAPPAAWAARLARDGGHVVCHHFAEPDAVAGTAERVRRAGATPHVIEAELRDPEAAATLVDRAVGAGGGLDVLVNAAGVMREHAPAEQPRDDWDTTIAVNLTATYLTCYQAVPHLRDRGGAIVNLASQLALKGAAGLAAYTASKGGIIAMTRTLAREVGPRVRVYALAPGPTETGMIAPYADEDWRRERTASLINARVAEPEEVAEVAAFAVAEEGGLLQGQTLHCNGGGVLQ from the coding sequence TTGCGACGCGCCGGCCTCCACGCCTCCGCTGCCCGCGGAGCCGCCCCTCCTGCCGCGTGGGCAGCACGGCTCGCGCGCGACGGTGGCCACGTCGTCTGCCATCACTTCGCCGAGCCGGACGCGGTGGCCGGGACCGCCGAGCGCGTCCGGCGCGCCGGCGCGACCCCCCACGTCATCGAGGCGGAGCTCCGCGACCCGGAGGCCGCCGCCACCCTCGTGGACCGCGCGGTGGGCGCCGGCGGAGGCTTGGACGTGCTGGTCAACGCCGCGGGCGTCATGCGGGAACACGCGCCGGCCGAGCAGCCCCGCGACGACTGGGACACGACGATCGCCGTCAACCTCACGGCCACGTACCTGACCTGCTATCAGGCGGTCCCCCACCTCCGCGACCGGGGCGGGGCGATCGTGAACCTGGCCTCGCAGCTCGCCCTGAAGGGGGCGGCAGGGCTCGCCGCCTACACCGCCTCCAAGGGCGGGATCATCGCGATGACCCGCACCCTCGCTCGAGAGGTCGGCCCGCGAGTACGGGTCTACGCGCTCGCGCCCGGGCCCACCGAGACGGGGATGATCGCCCCTTACGCGGACGAGGACTGGCGCCGCGAACGCACCGCCTCGCTGATCAACGCCCGCGTCGCGGAACCCGAAGAGGTGGCCGAGGTCGCCGCGTTCGCGGTCGCCGAGGAGGGCGGGCTCCTGCAGGGACAGACCCTCCACTGCAACGGCGGCGGCGTGCTCCAGTAG
- a CDS encoding SIMPL domain-containing protein, protein MRARQRMATVVAGALLLAGCDDDPTDEPVGDEASDAAGVGGGGADVAIATDAGVAEHDEGLRVAGEGRVQGEPDVLSATIGVEHTAHAVQPALDAANADLEAVREALVDAGVDPDDLATADVDVSQTREEVPPEEREDGAEPAEVYQVRNLLEVRVRDMDTAGEVLDAGVAAAGDAARVRNVAFDLEDNAELVAQAREAAVADARDRADQYAQAAGAELGALVELTEVGAARPAPADASPADVEADDAEAAGVPVEPGEEEVGVTIRTRWELVDE, encoded by the coding sequence ATGCGCGCGAGGCAGCGAATGGCGACGGTCGTGGCGGGCGCGCTTCTGCTCGCCGGCTGCGACGACGACCCCACGGATGAGCCCGTTGGCGACGAGGCGAGTGACGCGGCGGGGGTGGGCGGCGGCGGCGCCGACGTGGCGATCGCGACCGACGCTGGCGTGGCCGAGCACGACGAGGGGCTGCGCGTGGCCGGGGAGGGCCGGGTGCAGGGCGAACCCGACGTGCTGTCGGCGACGATCGGGGTCGAGCACACCGCGCACGCGGTCCAGCCCGCGCTCGACGCGGCCAACGCTGACCTCGAGGCGGTGCGGGAGGCGCTCGTCGACGCCGGCGTGGATCCCGACGACCTCGCCACCGCGGACGTAGACGTGTCGCAGACCCGCGAGGAGGTCCCACCGGAGGAGAGGGAGGACGGCGCCGAGCCCGCCGAGGTCTACCAGGTCCGCAACCTGCTCGAGGTGCGGGTGCGTGACATGGACACCGCCGGCGAGGTGCTCGACGCGGGCGTCGCGGCGGCGGGCGACGCGGCGCGCGTGCGCAACGTCGCGTTCGACCTGGAGGACAACGCCGAGCTCGTCGCGCAGGCCCGCGAGGCCGCGGTCGCCGACGCCCGCGACCGCGCCGACCAGTACGCACAGGCGGCGGGCGCCGAGCTCGGCGCGCTCGTCGAGCTCACCGAGGTCGGTGCCGCCCGTCCCGCGCCGGCCGACGCGTCCCCCGCCGATGTGGAGGCCGACGACGCCGAGGCCGCCGGGGTCCCGGTCGAGCCCGGCGAAGAGGAGGTCGGCGTCACCATCCGGACGCGCTGGGAGCTCGTCGACGAGTAG
- a CDS encoding class I SAM-dependent methyltransferase — MSADYGYAFGDDEAARRRLELVDAVFSPTSRTFLAQLGERYGAPQLAVDLGCGIGRTTRMLHEATGAERTVGLDASGDAIHEASRHTTGSLEFLTHDLSEDPLPIAHVDVLYGRLVLTHLAEPAARLQAWSEHLAAGGVLAVEEIAATDADHPALADHLGVVADLLAASGRDLHAGARLPSEVPPLRVAVDTTAEVRADAPTAARMFRMNLPGLARSAGTLDDGGALLARVQALDAPLGAVVERDEAGTVTWTLRHLALERA, encoded by the coding sequence ATGAGCGCTGACTACGGCTACGCCTTCGGCGACGACGAGGCCGCCCGCCGGCGGCTGGAGCTCGTGGACGCGGTGTTCTCCCCCACGAGCCGCACCTTCCTCGCGCAGCTCGGCGAGCGCTACGGGGCGCCGCAGCTCGCGGTCGACCTCGGCTGCGGCATCGGCCGTACGACCCGGATGCTGCACGAGGCCACCGGAGCCGAGCGCACGGTGGGGCTCGACGCCTCGGGCGACGCGATCCACGAGGCCTCTCGGCACACGACCGGCAGCCTCGAGTTCCTCACCCACGACCTGAGTGAGGACCCGCTACCGATCGCCCACGTCGACGTCCTGTACGGGCGACTGGTGCTCACCCACCTCGCCGAACCCGCCGCGCGGCTGCAGGCGTGGAGCGAGCACCTCGCCGCCGGTGGGGTGCTCGCGGTCGAGGAGATCGCGGCCACCGACGCCGATCACCCGGCGCTCGCCGACCACCTCGGGGTCGTCGCCGACCTGCTCGCGGCGAGCGGACGCGACCTCCACGCCGGGGCGCGGCTCCCGAGCGAGGTCCCGCCGCTGCGCGTCGCGGTGGACACGACGGCGGAGGTCCGGGCTGACGCGCCGACGGCGGCGCGGATGTTCCGGATGAACCTCCCGGGTCTCGCCCGCAGCGCCGGCACGCTCGACGACGGCGGTGCGCTGCTCGCCCGCGTGCAGGCATTGGACGCGCCGCTCGGCGCGGTCGTCGAGCGCGACGAGGCCGGGACGGTGACGTGGACGCTGCGCCACCTCGCCCTTGAGCGGGCGTGA
- a CDS encoding NAD(P)-dependent oxidoreductase: MKVGFVGLGVMGQRMASRLQDDGFELVVHDVREDAAGAVAGAAWADSPREVAASCEVVLTSLPGPPQVAAVALGESGLAEGLSPGSAVFDLSTNSRRVVLEVADGLARVGAHFFDAPVSGGPRGAASGRLAIWVGGDGEVLAKHEAVLRSLGDEVRHIGEVGQATVAKLVHNCCSNTVRTVLAEAFTMGVKAGVDPLTLWSALRQGANGRARTFDRLADQFLTGQYDPPSFALDLAHKDMSLAAELGRELDVPMRLSSLVLEEMTEALNRGWGERDSRVPMLLQVERANVDIQVSRDDIQEVLDADPP; this comes from the coding sequence ATGAAGGTTGGGTTCGTCGGCCTCGGCGTTATGGGGCAACGGATGGCTTCACGACTGCAGGACGACGGGTTCGAACTCGTCGTCCACGACGTACGGGAGGATGCTGCTGGGGCCGTCGCGGGGGCAGCCTGGGCGGACAGCCCCCGCGAGGTCGCGGCGAGCTGCGAGGTGGTGCTCACCTCGCTGCCCGGCCCGCCGCAGGTCGCGGCAGTCGCCCTCGGCGAAAGTGGCCTCGCCGAGGGGCTCTCTCCGGGCAGCGCGGTGTTCGACTTGTCAACGAACTCGCGGCGCGTCGTGCTTGAGGTCGCCGATGGCCTCGCACGGGTCGGCGCGCACTTCTTCGACGCCCCGGTCAGCGGTGGACCCCGGGGCGCGGCATCGGGACGGCTCGCGATCTGGGTCGGCGGCGACGGGGAGGTGCTGGCGAAGCACGAGGCGGTGCTGCGCAGCCTCGGCGACGAGGTCCGCCACATCGGTGAGGTCGGTCAGGCGACCGTCGCGAAGCTCGTCCACAACTGCTGCAGCAACACCGTTCGGACGGTTCTGGCGGAGGCATTCACGATGGGCGTCAAGGCGGGGGTCGATCCGTTGACGCTCTGGTCGGCGCTGCGTCAAGGTGCGAACGGAAGGGCCCGGACGTTCGACCGACTCGCTGACCAGTTTCTAACCGGGCAATACGACCCGCCCTCGTTCGCCTTGGACCTTGCGCACAAGGACATGTCGTTGGCCGCCGAATTGGGGCGCGAGCTCGACGTGCCGATGCGCCTGTCCAGTCTCGTCCTCGAGGAGATGACCGAGGCGCTCAACCGCGGCTGGGGCGAGCGTGACAGCCGCGTGCCCATGTTGCTCCAGGTCGAGCGGGCCAACGTCGACATCCAAGTCTCCCGCGACGACATACAGGAAGTGCTCGACGCTGACCCGCCCTAG
- a CDS encoding carboxymuconolactone decarboxylase family protein codes for MENEQAPAYGAQAPHRQALREFAPKLMELTDDVVFGDVWERAELGQRDRSLITVAALVALNREDQLRRHIQRALDNGVTQTELVEVITHLAFYSGWPTAMTAARIAKEACDQRDS; via the coding sequence ATGGAGAACGAGCAGGCACCCGCCTACGGGGCGCAGGCCCCCCACCGTCAGGCGCTACGCGAGTTCGCGCCCAAGCTGATGGAGCTCACCGACGACGTCGTTTTCGGTGACGTCTGGGAGCGCGCCGAACTCGGCCAGCGCGACCGTAGCCTGATCACCGTCGCGGCGCTCGTTGCGCTCAACCGCGAGGATCAATTGCGCCGCCACATCCAGCGGGCCCTCGACAACGGAGTCACGCAGACCGAGCTCGTGGAGGTCATCACCCACCTCGCGTTCTATTCCGGGTGGCCGACCGCGATGACCGCAGCGCGCATCGCGAAGGAGGCCTGCGACCAGCGGGACTCGTGA